The Mixta hanseatica genome includes a region encoding these proteins:
- a CDS encoding YfgG family protein: MNSITSLRKSRKTGRMTRIVLLISFIILFGRLLFVLPGAFQHHQDKKVNAELPMTIQPVSKE; the protein is encoded by the coding sequence GTGAATAGCATCACCTCATTGCGCAAAAGCCGTAAAACTGGCCGAATGACCCGCATAGTGTTGTTAATCAGCTTTATCATATTGTTTGGTCGTCTGCTGTTTGTTTTGCCCGGCGCGTTCCAGCACCATCAGGATAAGAAGGTGAACGCTGAGCTGCCCATGACCATCCAGCCCGTCAGCAAAGAGTAA
- the mgtE gene encoding magnesium transporter, with protein sequence MSVSPAQSQARQLADTRSRILTLLLNEPDLVESLLQAPSPPSAEITAQIDSLRADLALLHAADIADILEALPEDERQALWQLVDNARRGQVLVEASETVWESLTEVMSDKDILQAIAPLDIDDQAYLAKYLPRDLTGRLLTQLDPALRARVLNVVHFDRDRVGRIMDFNFITVRADVDLGTVQRFLRRRRAIPEGTDKLFITDKQNVLLGELPLTDILLNQPDTPVFSIMNDRPNTFRLDDKAEDAAGAFERYNLISAAVIDAQGKLIGRVTIEDVIDLVNEENESNIRKMGGLSQEEEVFAPVRKAVRTRWAWLAVNLCTAFIASRVIGLFEETISQLVALATLMPIVAGIGGNTGNQTITMIVRALALHQVEPGNFNFLFMRELGVALINGLVWGSIMGGITWLMYDNPALGGVMMLAMMLNLLLAALTGVLIPLVMTKLKRDPAIGSSVMITALTDTGGFFIFLGLATLFLLH encoded by the coding sequence ATGTCTGTATCCCCCGCTCAATCTCAAGCCCGACAGCTTGCCGATACCCGCAGCCGTATTCTGACGCTTCTACTAAATGAGCCGGATCTGGTGGAAAGCCTATTGCAGGCACCTTCGCCGCCGTCGGCAGAAATAACGGCGCAGATTGATAGTCTGCGCGCAGATCTTGCGCTACTGCACGCGGCGGATATCGCCGATATTCTTGAAGCCCTGCCAGAAGATGAGCGCCAAGCGCTGTGGCAGCTGGTGGATAATGCTCGCCGTGGCCAGGTGCTGGTAGAAGCATCAGAAACGGTCTGGGAGAGCCTGACCGAAGTAATGAGCGATAAAGATATCCTGCAGGCGATCGCGCCGCTGGATATTGACGATCAGGCTTATCTGGCGAAATACCTGCCGCGTGACCTGACCGGACGGCTGCTAACTCAGCTGGATCCCGCGCTGCGCGCCCGCGTACTGAACGTGGTGCATTTCGACCGCGATCGCGTTGGCCGCATCATGGACTTTAATTTCATTACCGTACGCGCCGATGTCGATCTGGGGACGGTACAGCGCTTTTTACGGCGCAGGCGCGCGATCCCGGAAGGCACCGATAAGCTGTTTATCACTGATAAACAGAATGTGCTGCTAGGTGAGCTGCCACTCACCGATATTTTGCTGAACCAGCCCGATACGCCGGTTTTTAGCATAATGAACGATCGGCCCAATACTTTCCGTCTGGATGATAAGGCGGAAGATGCCGCCGGCGCTTTCGAGCGTTATAACCTGATTTCAGCTGCGGTGATTGATGCGCAGGGCAAGCTGATTGGCCGCGTAACCATTGAAGACGTGATTGACCTGGTAAACGAAGAAAACGAAAGCAACATCCGTAAGATGGGCGGCCTGAGTCAGGAAGAAGAGGTGTTTGCGCCGGTCAGAAAGGCTGTGCGCACGCGCTGGGCCTGGCTGGCCGTTAACCTCTGTACGGCGTTTATCGCCTCGCGGGTGATTGGCCTGTTCGAGGAGACAATTTCCCAGTTGGTGGCGCTGGCAACCCTGATGCCGATCGTGGCGGGCATCGGCGGTAATACCGGCAACCAGACGATTACTATGATCGTGCGTGCGCTGGCGCTGCATCAGGTGGAGCCGGGCAACTTTAACTTTCTTTTTATGCGCGAATTGGGTGTGGCGCTTATCAACGGTCTCGTCTGGGGCAGTATCATGGGCGGAATTACCTGGCTGATGTATGACAACCCGGCGCTGGGCGGCGTAATGATGCTGGCGATGATGTTGAATCTGCTGCTGGCGGCGCTGACCGGCGTACTGATCCCGCTGGTAATGACGAAGCTGAAACGCGACCCAGCGATTGGCTCCAGCGTGATGATTACCGCGCTGACCGATACCGGCGGCTTCTTTATTTTTCTTGGCCTGGCAACGCTATTCCTGCTGCACTGA
- the hutI gene encoding imidazolonepropionase, which translates to MLLAANDIVWRNARLATFDPDRATPYGMLDDHDLVIRDGHILAILPAATTSGGIVHDAKGQLMTPGLIDCHTHLVFGGNRAAEWEQRMNGVSYQAISAQGGGINATVAATRQASESDLLQLAILRLQRLLNEGVTTLEIKSGYGLTLENEAKMLRVARQLAAQHPVEISPTLLAAHAAPVEYRHDKEAYISLVCDTLLPQLWQEGLFEAVDIFCESVGFTPQQCERVFASAQRYGIPVKGHVEQLSLLDGAQLVSRYQGLSADHLEYLDERGVQAMRASGTVAVLLPGAYYFLRETQAPPIETLRRYQVPIAVATDYNPGTSPFASLHLAMNMACVQFGLTPEEAWNGVTRHAAQALGRQHSHGQLKAGFVADLALWQVKQPVEIIYEPGRNPLYARIFRGYITHGSVR; encoded by the coding sequence GTGCTGCTCGCTGCTAACGACATCGTCTGGCGCAATGCCAGACTGGCAACGTTCGATCCCGATCGCGCAACGCCCTATGGCATGCTGGACGATCACGATCTGGTGATCCGCGATGGCCATATCCTGGCTATCTTACCGGCGGCGACAACCTCTGGCGGTATCGTCCACGATGCCAAAGGGCAGTTGATGACGCCTGGCTTAATCGACTGCCATACCCATCTGGTGTTTGGCGGTAACCGCGCCGCTGAATGGGAACAGCGGATGAACGGCGTCTCTTATCAGGCGATCAGCGCGCAGGGCGGCGGCATTAACGCCACTGTTGCCGCCACCCGACAGGCCAGTGAAAGCGATCTGCTGCAACTGGCGATACTCCGCCTGCAACGGCTGCTTAATGAGGGCGTCACCACTCTGGAGATAAAATCGGGCTACGGGCTGACGCTGGAGAATGAGGCGAAAATGCTGCGAGTGGCACGCCAGCTGGCGGCTCAGCATCCGGTAGAGATCAGCCCGACGCTGCTTGCCGCCCATGCCGCGCCAGTGGAATATCGCCATGATAAAGAGGCTTATATCAGCCTGGTTTGCGACACGCTGCTACCGCAGCTATGGCAGGAAGGATTGTTTGAGGCGGTAGATATTTTTTGTGAAAGCGTCGGCTTCACGCCGCAGCAGTGCGAGCGGGTGTTTGCCAGCGCCCAGCGTTACGGCATCCCGGTGAAAGGCCACGTCGAGCAGCTCTCGTTACTGGATGGCGCCCAGCTGGTAAGCCGTTATCAGGGGCTGTCAGCCGATCATCTGGAATATCTGGATGAGCGCGGCGTGCAGGCGATGCGCGCCAGCGGCACGGTCGCCGTGCTGCTGCCCGGCGCGTATTATTTTCTGCGTGAAACGCAGGCGCCGCCGATAGAAACGCTACGCCGTTATCAGGTACCGATAGCTGTCGCCACCGATTACAACCCTGGCACCAGCCCGTTCGCCAGCCTGCATCTGGCAATGAACATGGCCTGCGTTCAGTTCGGCCTGACGCCGGAAGAGGCCTGGAATGGCGTAACCCGTCATGCGGCGCAGGCGCTGGGTCGCCAACATAGTCATGGTCAGCTTAAGGCGGGCTTTGTCGCCGATCTCGCTCTCTGGCAGGTGAAACAGCCGGTGGAAATAATTTACGAGCCGGGCCGCAATCCGCTTTACGCCCGGATATTTCGCGGGTATATCACTCACGGGAGCGTACGATGA
- the hutG gene encoding formimidoylglutamase has protein sequence MKQWRPTPSTVWQGRDDTAEADNALRLFQTITCSSTFSPAQQPGDIALLGFACDEGVKRNHGRTGAAQAPTVLRRALANMASHAEHRRLSDVGDVVIEQTDLEQAQQALREAVLACQRAGKRTLVLGGGHETAWGHGLGVLDAFPQEKVGIINLDAHLDLRSAPQATSGTPFRQLARHCTAQQRDFRYACCGLSMAANTQALLDEAAYRNVTIVEDMQCLSAPLEAIAQLEQFMADLDRIYLTIDLDVLPAWEMPAVSAPAALGVPCAILLQLLAPICRSGKLQAVDLVEFNPSRDREGHGAGVAARLAWQVIRWWG, from the coding sequence ATGAAACAGTGGCGGCCCACCCCTTCCACAGTCTGGCAAGGGCGAGATGATACCGCAGAGGCCGATAACGCCCTGCGCCTGTTCCAGACCATTACCTGCAGCAGCACCTTTAGTCCGGCACAGCAGCCCGGCGATATTGCGCTGTTAGGCTTTGCCTGCGATGAAGGCGTTAAGCGTAATCATGGACGCACCGGCGCCGCGCAGGCGCCTACGGTACTGCGGCGCGCACTGGCTAATATGGCCAGCCACGCGGAACACCGGCGCCTGAGCGATGTAGGTGATGTTGTCATTGAGCAGACGGATCTGGAACAGGCGCAGCAGGCGCTACGTGAAGCGGTGCTGGCCTGCCAGCGCGCCGGAAAACGCACGCTGGTGCTAGGCGGCGGTCATGAAACCGCCTGGGGCCACGGCCTTGGGGTGCTGGATGCTTTCCCGCAGGAAAAGGTGGGCATTATCAATCTGGATGCGCATCTTGATTTACGCTCTGCGCCGCAGGCCACCTCAGGCACGCCGTTTCGCCAGTTGGCGCGCCATTGCACAGCCCAGCAGCGTGATTTCCGTTACGCCTGCTGCGGCCTGAGCATGGCGGCGAATACGCAGGCGCTGCTGGATGAAGCGGCTTATCGCAACGTGACGATCGTTGAGGATATGCAGTGCCTGAGCGCGCCGCTGGAGGCCATTGCGCAGCTTGAACAATTTATGGCGGATCTGGATCGCATCTATTTGACTATCGATTTGGATGTGCTGCCGGCATGGGAAATGCCGGCGGTCTCGGCGCCCGCCGCGCTCGGTGTTCCCTGCGCGATCTTGCTGCAGCTGCTGGCGCCGATTTGCCGCAGCGGTAAACTGCAGGCGGTAGATCTGGTGGAGTTTAATCCCTCGCGCGATCGGGAGGGACATGGGGCTGGCGTAGCGGCGCGCCTCGCCTGGCAGGTAATACGCTGGTGGGGATAA
- a CDS encoding histidine utilization repressor, whose translation MFPSRSRSTAASAPAPFYAKVKQAISKQISAGVWRPHDRIPSEAELVAQFGFSRMTINRALRELTDEGLLVRLQGVGTFVAEPKGQSALFEIRSIADEITARHHQHRCQVLKLEQIEADFTQAAALGVEEGTPVFHSVMVHFENDVPVQIEDRCVNAAVAPDYLQQDFTTTTPHAYLSLVAPLTEGEHIVEAVKSTPEQQQLLHIDDSEPCLLIHRRTWSTQHIVSHARLLFPGSRYRLQGHFMS comes from the coding sequence ATGTTTCCATCCCGATCCCGGTCAACCGCCGCCAGCGCGCCCGCGCCTTTTTACGCGAAGGTCAAACAGGCCATCAGTAAACAAATCAGCGCTGGCGTATGGCGACCTCACGATCGCATTCCTTCCGAAGCGGAACTGGTGGCACAGTTTGGCTTCAGCCGGATGACCATCAATCGTGCGCTGCGGGAGTTGACTGATGAAGGGCTGCTGGTGCGTCTGCAGGGCGTAGGCACGTTTGTAGCGGAACCTAAAGGCCAGTCGGCGCTGTTTGAGATCCGTAGCATTGCGGATGAAATTACCGCGCGCCATCATCAGCACCGCTGTCAGGTGCTGAAACTTGAACAGATCGAGGCGGATTTTACCCAGGCCGCCGCGTTGGGCGTGGAAGAAGGCACACCGGTTTTCCATTCGGTGATGGTTCACTTTGAAAACGACGTGCCGGTGCAAATTGAAGATCGCTGCGTTAACGCGGCGGTCGCGCCGGATTATCTGCAACAGGATTTCACTACCACCACCCCCCACGCTTATCTCTCATTAGTCGCGCCGCTTACCGAAGGTGAACATATCGTCGAAGCGGTTAAATCAACGCCCGAGCAGCAGCAGCTCCTGCATATTGATGACAGCGAGCCGTGCCTGCTCATCCACCGCCGCACCTGGTCGACACAGCATATCGTTTCCCACGCCCGCCTGTTATTTCCCGGTTCGCGCTATCGCCTACAGGGACATTTTATGTCCTAA
- the hutU gene encoding urocanate hydratase — MSQSKYREQEIRAPRGTTLNAKSWLTEAPLRMLMNNLDPDVAENPHELVVYGGIGRAARNWDCYDAIVATLKKLENDETLLIQSGKPVGVFKTHENAPRVLIANSNLVPHWASWEHFNELDAKGLAMYGQMTAGSWIYIGSQGIVQGTYETFVEAGRQHYQGNLQGRWILTAGLGGMGGAQPMAATLAGACSLNIECQQSRIDFRLRTRYVDEQADSLDDALNRIKKYTAEGRAVSVALCANAAEVLPELVKRGVRPDMVTDQTSAHDPLHGYLPTGWRWEEYQQRAQTEPQAVTEAAKLSMADHVRAMLAFKQMGVPVFDYGNNIRQMAKEMGVANAFDFPGFVPAYIRPLFCRGIGPFRWAALSGDPQDIYKTDAKVKEMIKEDKHLHHWLDMARERISFQGLPARICWVGLQWRQKLGLAFNEMVRSGEVSAPIVIGRDHLDSGSVASPNRETEAMRDGSDAVSDWPLLNALLNTASGATWVSLHHGGGVGMGFSQHAGMVIVCDGSDEAAARIARVLHNDPATGVMRHADAGYDIAINCAVEQNLNLPMIAATQEQR, encoded by the coding sequence ATGTCGCAAAGCAAATACCGCGAGCAGGAGATCCGCGCGCCACGAGGAACCACGCTCAATGCCAAAAGCTGGCTTACCGAAGCACCGCTGCGTATGTTGATGAATAACCTCGATCCGGACGTGGCGGAAAACCCACACGAGCTGGTGGTTTACGGCGGTATTGGCCGGGCGGCCCGCAACTGGGATTGCTATGACGCCATTGTCGCCACGCTTAAAAAACTGGAAAACGACGAAACGCTATTGATTCAGTCCGGCAAACCGGTCGGCGTGTTTAAAACCCATGAAAATGCGCCGCGCGTACTGATCGCCAACTCCAATCTGGTGCCGCACTGGGCCAGCTGGGAGCATTTTAATGAACTGGATGCCAAAGGGCTGGCCATGTATGGCCAGATGACCGCCGGAAGCTGGATCTATATCGGCAGTCAGGGCATCGTGCAGGGCACCTATGAAACCTTTGTCGAGGCGGGTCGCCAGCATTATCAGGGCAACCTGCAGGGGCGCTGGATTTTGACCGCTGGCCTCGGCGGCATGGGTGGCGCGCAGCCGATGGCGGCAACGTTGGCCGGCGCCTGCTCGCTGAATATCGAATGCCAGCAAAGCCGCATCGATTTTCGTCTGCGTACGCGCTACGTCGATGAGCAGGCCGACTCGCTTGATGATGCGCTCAATCGCATCAAAAAATACACCGCGGAAGGCCGGGCGGTATCCGTGGCGCTGTGCGCTAACGCGGCGGAGGTGCTGCCTGAGTTGGTTAAGCGCGGCGTGCGCCCGGATATGGTGACCGATCAAACCAGCGCTCACGATCCGCTGCACGGTTATCTACCCACGGGCTGGCGCTGGGAAGAGTATCAGCAGCGAGCGCAGACCGAGCCGCAGGCGGTGACCGAGGCGGCGAAGCTTTCCATGGCCGACCACGTGCGCGCGATGCTGGCATTTAAACAGATGGGCGTTCCGGTTTTCGATTACGGCAATAACATTCGCCAGATGGCCAAAGAAATGGGCGTCGCCAACGCCTTTGATTTTCCCGGCTTTGTGCCTGCCTATATTCGTCCGCTGTTCTGTCGCGGCATCGGTCCGTTCCGCTGGGCCGCCCTTTCCGGCGATCCGCAGGATATTTATAAAACCGATGCCAAAGTCAAAGAGATGATTAAAGAGGATAAGCATCTGCACCACTGGCTGGATATGGCGCGCGAGCGTATCAGCTTCCAGGGCTTGCCGGCACGCATTTGCTGGGTAGGTCTGCAGTGGCGGCAGAAACTGGGCCTGGCGTTTAACGAAATGGTACGCAGCGGTGAGGTTTCCGCGCCGATCGTCATCGGCCGCGACCATCTGGATTCAGGTTCCGTGGCCAGTCCAAACCGTGAAACCGAGGCAATGCGCGATGGCTCTGACGCCGTCTCTGACTGGCCGCTGCTGAATGCGCTACTGAATACCGCCAGCGGCGCGACCTGGGTCTCCCTGCACCATGGCGGCGGCGTGGGCATGGGCTTTTCTCAGCATGCCGGGATGGTGATTGTTTGCGACGGCAGCGATGAGGCGGCGGCGCGCATCGCTCGCGTGCTGCATAACGATCCGGCCACCGGCGTGATGCGCCATGCCGATGCCGGTTACGACATCGCTATCAACTGCGCGGTAGAGCAAAATCTTAACCTGCCGATGATCGCCGCTACCCAGGAGCAACGCTGA
- the hutH gene encoding histidine ammonia-lyase encodes MNFILNPGTLTLAQLREIYSQPVRITLDERAIPAINNSVSSVNAILAEGRTAYGINTGFGLLAQTRIPAEELENLQRSLVLSHAAGIGEPLDDSLVRLMMVLKINSLARGFSGIRPGVIQALMALVNAQVYPLIPAKGSVGASGDLAPLAHMSLTLLGEGKARYQGEWLPAAEALKKAGLEPITLAAKEGLALLNGTQTSTAFALRGLFEAEDLFASAVVCGALTTEAVLGSRRPFDARIHQARGQRGQIDTAALFRELLTDSSEIARSHQNCDKVQDPYSLRCQPQVMGACLTQLRQAAEVLLIEANAVSDNPLVFADENEVISGGNFHAEPVAMAADNIALAIAEIGALSERRVALMMDKHMSQLPPFLVKNGGVNSGFMIAQVTAAALASENKALAHPHSVDSLPTSANQEDHVSMAPAAGRRLWEMAANTRGVIAVEWLAACQGIDLREGLKTSPSLEKARHLLREQVSHYTQDRFFAPDIERAAELLSARHLTTLLPAVLPSHL; translated from the coding sequence ATGAACTTCATTCTTAACCCCGGCACGCTCACGCTTGCCCAGCTACGTGAGATATACAGCCAGCCGGTGCGCATAACGCTGGATGAGCGCGCGATCCCGGCGATCAACAACAGCGTCAGCAGCGTTAATGCGATCCTGGCCGAAGGCCGCACCGCCTACGGCATCAATACCGGTTTTGGCCTGCTGGCGCAGACGCGCATACCCGCAGAAGAGCTGGAAAATCTTCAGCGTTCGCTGGTGCTTTCCCATGCGGCGGGCATTGGCGAACCGCTGGACGATAGTCTGGTTCGCCTGATGATGGTACTGAAAATCAACAGTCTGGCGCGCGGTTTTTCCGGCATTCGGCCTGGCGTAATTCAGGCGCTGATGGCGCTGGTGAATGCACAGGTCTATCCACTCATTCCCGCCAAAGGATCGGTGGGCGCCTCGGGCGACCTGGCGCCGCTGGCGCATATGTCGCTAACGCTGCTGGGCGAAGGCAAAGCGCGTTATCAGGGAGAATGGCTGCCCGCGGCGGAAGCGCTGAAAAAAGCCGGGCTGGAGCCGATCACCCTGGCCGCTAAAGAGGGGCTGGCGCTGCTTAACGGCACCCAAACCTCTACCGCCTTCGCGCTGCGCGGCCTGTTTGAAGCGGAGGATTTATTTGCTTCAGCGGTGGTATGCGGCGCGTTAACCACCGAAGCGGTACTCGGCTCACGCCGCCCGTTTGATGCGCGTATTCACCAGGCGCGCGGCCAGCGGGGACAAATCGATACGGCGGCGCTGTTCCGCGAGCTGTTGACCGATAGCAGCGAAATCGCCAGGTCGCATCAGAACTGTGACAAAGTGCAGGATCCCTACTCGCTGCGCTGTCAGCCGCAGGTAATGGGCGCCTGCCTGACGCAGCTGCGCCAGGCCGCAGAGGTGCTGTTAATCGAAGCGAACGCGGTTTCTGATAATCCGCTGGTGTTCGCCGATGAAAATGAGGTGATATCCGGCGGCAATTTCCACGCCGAGCCGGTAGCGATGGCGGCAGACAATATCGCCCTGGCGATCGCCGAGATCGGCGCTCTGTCCGAGCGGCGCGTCGCGCTGATGATGGATAAACATATGTCGCAGCTGCCGCCCTTCCTGGTTAAAAACGGCGGCGTTAACTCTGGTTTTATGATCGCACAGGTGACCGCCGCCGCGCTGGCCAGCGAGAACAAAGCGCTGGCGCACCCGCACAGCGTGGACAGCCTGCCTACCTCCGCCAATCAGGAAGATCATGTCTCTATGGCGCCCGCCGCCGGGCGACGTCTTTGGGAAATGGCCGCCAATACGCGCGGCGTGATTGCTGTAGAATGGCTTGCCGCCTGTCAGGGCATCGATCTACGTGAGGGACTGAAAACCAGCCCATCGCTGGAAAAGGCGCGCCATCTGTTACGTGAACAGGTTAGCCATTACACCCAGGATCGTTTCTTTGCGCCAGATATAGAGCGCGCCGCTGAGCTGTTGAGCGCTCGTCACCTGACGACGCTGCTGCCTGCCGTACTGCCCAGCCATTTGTAA
- a CDS encoding amino acid permease, translated as MQQPTSHLLRGLSARHIRFIALGSAIGTGLFYGSAAAIQMAGPAVLLAYLAGGAAVFIVMRALGEMAVRHPVSGSFSSYARHYLGPLAGFITGWTYTFEMIIVCLADVTAFGVYMGLWYPDVPRWIWVLSIICFIGALNLCHVRVFGEMEFWLSLIKVAAIFAMIIAGAGVILFGFGHSFPATGVENLWSHGGFAPDGLGGVIASLGIVMFAFGGIEIIGITAAEARDPQKVIPQAINTIPLRIILFYVCTLFILMAIFPWNSIGQQGSPFVLIFDGLGLPAAASVLNIIVISATISAINSDIFGAGRMMYGMAKEGMAPKSFLRIASNGVPWMTVVVLTVALLTAVVLNYLIPEQVFVLIASLAAFATLWVWLMILLSHFAMRRSLTLQQRQEIRFPVPCWPVAPVITLLFMLLVIGVLGAVAETRLALIAGLVWLAILTVFYFWRIKKRLRPMALEQPES; from the coding sequence ATGCAACAACCTACGTCACATCTGCTGCGCGGACTCAGCGCGCGCCACATCCGCTTTATCGCGCTGGGTTCCGCTATCGGAACCGGGCTGTTTTATGGTTCTGCCGCCGCGATTCAGATGGCGGGTCCCGCCGTGCTGCTGGCCTATCTGGCTGGCGGCGCCGCGGTATTTATCGTTATGCGCGCGCTGGGCGAAATGGCGGTGCGTCATCCGGTTTCCGGTTCATTCAGCAGCTACGCCCGCCACTATTTAGGACCGCTGGCGGGCTTTATCACCGGCTGGACCTATACCTTTGAGATGATCATCGTTTGCCTGGCGGACGTGACCGCTTTCGGCGTTTATATGGGGCTTTGGTATCCGGACGTGCCGCGCTGGATTTGGGTATTAAGCATCATCTGTTTTATCGGCGCGTTGAATCTGTGTCATGTCCGGGTGTTTGGCGAAATGGAGTTCTGGCTGTCGCTGATCAAAGTCGCGGCTATCTTCGCCATGATTATCGCTGGCGCCGGCGTTATCCTGTTTGGTTTTGGGCACAGTTTCCCCGCTACCGGCGTAGAAAACCTCTGGTCGCATGGCGGCTTTGCGCCGGACGGCCTGGGCGGCGTAATCGCCTCGCTGGGCATCGTGATGTTTGCGTTTGGCGGCATTGAAATTATCGGGATTACGGCGGCGGAAGCACGCGATCCGCAGAAGGTGATCCCGCAGGCGATTAACACTATTCCGTTGCGTATTATCCTGTTTTACGTCTGTACGCTGTTTATTCTGATGGCGATTTTCCCGTGGAACAGCATTGGTCAGCAGGGCAGCCCGTTTGTGTTGATTTTTGATGGGCTGGGGCTGCCTGCCGCGGCCAGCGTGCTGAACATCATCGTGATTAGCGCGACGATATCGGCTATCAACAGTGATATCTTTGGCGCCGGACGCATGATGTATGGCATGGCGAAAGAAGGCATGGCGCCGAAAAGCTTTCTGCGTATCGCCAGTAACGGCGTGCCCTGGATGACGGTAGTGGTGCTGACGGTAGCGTTACTGACGGCGGTAGTGCTTAACTATCTGATCCCAGAGCAGGTGTTCGTGCTTATCGCCTCGCTGGCAGCTTTCGCCACCCTCTGGGTATGGTTGATGATTTTGTTATCTCATTTTGCCATGCGCCGCAGCCTAACCCTACAGCAGCGTCAGGAGATCCGTTTTCCCGTGCCTTGCTGGCCGGTAGCGCCAGTTATCACACTGCTGTTTATGCTACTGGTAATCGGCGTGCTGGGCGCGGTGGCGGAGACCCGTCTGGCGCTGATCGCCGGTCTGGTATGGCTGGCGATCTTGACGGTGTTTTACTTTTGGCGGATTAAAAAGCGATTGCGGCCGATGGCGCTGGAGCAGCCTGAAAGCTGA
- a CDS encoding DUF2543 family protein: MNNEIPLKYYDIVDEYATETAKPVSESEQDSLARYFQLLLTRLMNNEEISESAQQEMADEAGIDAERIDEIAIFLNQWGNE, translated from the coding sequence ATGAATAACGAGATACCGCTTAAATATTATGACATCGTGGATGAGTATGCGACGGAAACGGCAAAGCCGGTCAGCGAGTCAGAACAGGACTCGCTGGCGCGCTATTTCCAACTGCTGCTTACCCGTTTAATGAATAACGAAGAAATCAGTGAGAGTGCGCAGCAGGAGATGGCCGATGAGGCCGGTATTGATGCGGAGCGCATCGATGAGATAGCGATATTCCTGAATCAATGGGGCAATGAGTAA
- a CDS encoding cold-shock protein, whose amino-acid sequence MAMKGTITTWFEDKGFGFIKDENGDNRYFHVIKVANPELIKKDAAVTFEPTTNNKGLSAYAVKVIPESKYIYIAGERIKLTAIKSYLVYSEEVPADTRIDKENTVLSVGGLMNNIRPKPAAKPGDMRSVKKLAITTFQGTIFTFSEDEIDVEETVKLLKLK is encoded by the coding sequence ATGGCGATGAAAGGAACGATCACGACGTGGTTTGAAGATAAAGGTTTTGGATTTATCAAAGATGAAAACGGTGATAACCGTTATTTTCATGTGATTAAGGTCGCCAATCCTGAGCTGATCAAGAAGGATGCGGCGGTGACTTTTGAACCCACTACCAACAACAAGGGCTTGTCAGCCTATGCGGTAAAAGTCATACCGGAAAGCAAATACATCTATATCGCGGGTGAGCGGATCAAGCTCACGGCGATCAAGTCTTATCTGGTCTATAGCGAAGAAGTGCCGGCCGATACCCGCATCGATAAAGAAAATACGGTGCTGTCGGTGGGCGGACTGATGAACAATATCAGGCCGAAGCCCGCAGCTAAGCCGGGTGACATGCGCTCGGTGAAAAAACTGGCGATTACCACTTTTCAGGGAACAATATTCACCTTCTCGGAAGATGAGATAGACGTGGAAGAGACGGTAAAACTGCTTAAGCTGAAATAG